From a single Natronorubrum tibetense GA33 genomic region:
- a CDS encoding DNA double-strand break repair nuclease NurA — protein MTLDPVHYDGIARLARRIDHGADERDRRAFAETVWAEFLDPLLDDGRTVVDPVGEQRRRYVDCEDVALHDRPFPTEHGLDAGTINPTTFKNGLVIDIAQAAMSATPSDLDLHRSRTTVMTVHSNDETMTVDENWGKFDEGYSRSRAVKIPPLPRFAEGVVHALALYLAESKHACDHAEDVEDLLVLDGPLYPRGLLRWADQHPDLADFLLEDPRPTTVLENYVRLVERFVEREVPLVGFVKNPATRVITRTLKSRRDVDISAPWNDDSALFTRLLERGEYVDDVEGERWDRDTSALTYTNWFRSRGGVDRPLSVDGDALGVERELPHETYEVTFFIVYDPRDDLVYRIEAPYAFTRDPELRERLTIQLLQNVAVAHGPPTIVQKADELARISRSEKRSLRETLEAQFDTSQARTYDDHRWDEEY, from the coding sequence ATGACGCTCGATCCGGTCCACTACGACGGCATCGCGCGACTCGCGAGGCGGATCGATCACGGCGCCGACGAGCGCGACCGTCGCGCGTTCGCCGAGACGGTCTGGGCGGAGTTTCTGGATCCGCTCCTCGACGACGGACGGACCGTCGTCGACCCGGTCGGCGAGCAGCGCCGGCGGTACGTCGACTGCGAGGATGTCGCCCTCCACGACCGGCCGTTTCCGACCGAACACGGCCTCGACGCCGGAACGATCAACCCGACGACGTTCAAGAACGGCCTGGTCATCGACATCGCGCAGGCGGCGATGAGCGCGACGCCGAGCGACCTCGACCTCCACCGCTCGCGGACCACCGTGATGACGGTCCACTCGAACGACGAGACGATGACCGTCGACGAAAACTGGGGAAAATTCGACGAGGGCTACAGCCGGAGTCGCGCCGTGAAGATCCCGCCGCTTCCGCGATTCGCCGAGGGCGTCGTTCACGCGCTCGCGCTCTACCTCGCCGAGAGCAAACACGCCTGCGACCACGCCGAAGACGTCGAAGACCTGCTCGTGCTCGACGGCCCCCTCTACCCGCGCGGGCTGCTCCGCTGGGCCGACCAGCACCCCGACCTCGCGGACTTCCTGCTCGAGGATCCGCGACCCACGACGGTGCTCGAAAACTACGTGCGGCTGGTCGAACGCTTCGTCGAGCGGGAGGTACCCCTCGTGGGATTCGTCAAGAACCCGGCGACGCGGGTCATCACGCGGACGCTGAAGTCCCGTCGGGATGTCGACATCAGCGCCCCATGGAACGACGATTCGGCGCTGTTCACCCGACTTCTCGAGCGCGGAGAGTACGTCGACGACGTCGAGGGCGAGCGCTGGGACCGAGACACGTCGGCGCTGACCTACACCAACTGGTTCCGGTCGCGTGGCGGTGTCGACCGGCCGCTCTCGGTCGACGGCGACGCGCTCGGGGTCGAGCGCGAACTGCCACACGAGACCTACGAGGTGACATTCTTTATCGTCTACGACCCCCGCGACGACCTCGTCTACCGGATCGAGGCCCCCTACGCGTTCACGCGGGATCCCGAACTGCGCGAACGGTTGACGATCCAACTGTTACAGAACGTCGCGGTCGCCCACGGGCCGCCGACGATCGTCCAGAAGGCCGACGAACTCGCCCGGATCAGCCGCTCGGAGAAACGGTCGCTGCGCGAGACGCTCGAGGCGCAGTTCGACACGTCTCAGGCACGGACCTACGACGATCACCGGTGGGACGAGGAGTACTAG